Below is a genomic region from Maridesulfovibrio ferrireducens.
TAAAAACGGAAAATTATTTTCATGGCAATAACTGATATCTTCAGTGGAAGGAGGTCTAAGATCGTTTTTGTTGAAAAGAGTAATGAACGGAATTTTTAGTTCACAGATTTCACTTATAATATTCTTTTCGTAATTAGTGATTCCTTCTTCGCCGATTACAACAATTGCGACATCAGACCGCCAGAGGACTTTCTGTGTAGCTTTGATCCTGAGTTCGCCCAGTTCTCCTGAGTCATCAAGACCTGCTGTGTCGTAGAAGGTTACCGGACCGAGCGGCAGCAGTTCATAATGCTTGGCAACTGCATCTGTAGTCGTTCCCGGCTGATCCGAAACAATAGATATGTCCTGATCCACAATTGCGTTTATCAGAGAAGATTTCCCGGCATTGCGCCTTCCTGCCAGAGTTATAACCAGCCTGACTCCGCGTGGTGCTTTATTGGACATTGTTATTCCTTTTAGAAAAGCCTTTTGAAGATGAAGGGATGAGGTTTAAAGATCTGATTGTGTTTTCAGCTTGTGATAGCGAATCGGAGACATCGATTGCCACTGAATTTTTACCCGGATAAATATTGTAATCCGCGCGATGTGCGGAAGGTGTGACAGAAGGCATTATTACATTGCATCCTCTGCTGAGTCCTATTTCTCTACCTTTCGCGTCAAAAGAATCGAGAGCCGATGTGGCTGGAATATTGGATTCAGGATTTAAAATGCGGAGCAGGGCAGTTACACGGTAAGACAGCAATAAGTCTCCGGGGACAGCCTCGGCAAAAGGGGTATCCGGATGAGGAACAAAAGGTCCGGCTGCGATCATGTCCAGCTTAAGATCTGTCAGAAAAAGGATATCTTGCAAAAGAGATTCAACATCAGAATCCGGCAGTCCTACAATGATGCCGGACCCTATTTCGTATCCCATATCGTGTAATGATTTTATTCTGTTAAGCCTTTCATTAAATTTTTCTCCGTCTCTGATTTGTTTGTATAATTCAGGATTTGAAGTTTCTATTTTAATCAGGCAGCGGTCAGCCCCGCACTCAAACCAATAACCGTATTCATCAAGGTCGCGATCTCCGATTGACAGAGTCACAGCAACATCATGTCGATTTTTTATTTCTTTAATCAGTTCACCTATTTGTTCTTTTGAATAGCTGAAATCATCGCCAGACTGTAAAACAATTGTCCGCGCGCCGTTTAGTGCGGCTGTTTCAGATGCTTCCAGAATTGTAGGCAGATCAAGTCGATAACGATTGATTTTTGAGTTAGGAGCTCTGAGCCCGCAATAAAAACATTTTTTGTTGCAAACATTTGAAAATTCTACAATTGCACGAAGATATACTTCATTTTTAAAGACTTTCTCCCTTACCTGATCGGCAAGTTCGAAAAGTTCATCATCATTCTGACCGTTAAGATAGTTCAGAATTTTTAGTTCGCTGAGTGCATACATATAACTATGATCCTGATAGATTCATTGATCGGGCACATTCATTTATTAAACGGAATGCGGCAATTTCTTTCTTTGTTGAAGAGGATGGAGGCCTGCCTGATTTTGTCCATTCGATCAGTTTTTCCACATCAGCTTCAACCATCCCCCAGAAACCTTCGGGTGCATGAGGTTCTGCGTGGGCATATTGGCCGAAACAGATTGTATCATCCACGACGATTACAGGTGTACACGGCAGGTTCCGAGCCGGATGTATCCGTATTTTATCCGGGTATTTTTTTTCAAGATCAGTCAGAAATGTATGTGAAATTTTAATTTCTTCTTCCGTCGCTTGGCGTGAAATGCCAAATCTTAGAGCGCCGAGAAATGATTCTTTCCAACTGAAATTAAGTTCCGGTTCTATGGCAATAATATCAAATCGCTGGAATTCCGGTTTATTCAGAGCTGTATCCAGTCCTGCCTGATGCCGTTCAGATTTTGCAAAGGGGCCGTAAACCGCACCATTAAGAATTATCCTGCGGGAGGCTGAATAAAAAAGGTCAGGAATATTCAACCCGTCAGTTCCTGCAAAAATTTTCATTTTTTTAATCCTGCTGAGTTCATCAGGCATGAAGCCGTGATTAGAAGGTTGAGCGTGGACATTTTAAGCGCCGCACGCTCACCTTCTATAAGTTCATATTGGTTTAAGTTCCGGTTTCGCTTTTACAGGTAAAGATCTCTTTCGCCTGCTTCCATGCGAGTGACTCTGTCAGTTAGCAAATTTCTCCGGTCGGGGTCGGCATAACTTTCAAGCTCCTTACGGATAAGTTCTTCACCTATTTTCTTTGTTTCTTCGGAGGCGTAATCTTCCAGATATTCTTTGAAAGTAAGCAGCCCGTTAGGCAGACAGAATTTCTGAATAAAACCTGTTTTCGCAAGCTCCATAAAATGTTCACCAGTGCGTCCGAGGCGATAACAGGCCGTACACCATGAAGGGACATAGTTCTGATCACCACTGATAAGGCTGCGGATAACTTCGTCAAGACTACGACTGTCGCCAACGCAGAATTGCTGAACATCAGGGCGGTCATATTGAGGGTCGCTGTAAGCTCCGGGGTAGGTTCTGGAACCGGCTGATATTTGTGAAACACCTACTTCAAGCAATTCTTTGCGGAATTCGGCATTTTCACGGGTGGTCAGAATAAGCCCGGTATAAGGAACAGCAAGGCGAAGTACAGCTACGATTTTTTTAAAATTATGGTTGGAAGACAGATAAGGAGGGTTATAAGCCAGATCTGAACCCTGAGCCGGTTCAAGTCTGGGGAATGAAATAGTGTGCGGTCCGACTCCGCAGTCTTTTTCAAGTTGTTTAGCGTGATAAAGAAGTCCCATGACTTCAAAGATAGGATCAAATAAGCCAAACAGTGCGCCCATTCCTACATCATCTATGCCTGCTTCCTGTGCGCGGTGCATGGCATAAAGTCTCCACAAATAATCTGTTTTTTTGCCGGCTATATGTACTTTTTTGTATGTTTCCTGATGGTATGATTCCTGGAAACACTGATAAGTACCAATGCCGACATCATGGAGAGCTTTGAATCCTTTAACATCCAGAGGGGCGCAGTTTATATTTACCCTGCGAATTTCACCGCTTTTATCTGATGTTACAGAATAAACATCGCGCACGGTTTGAGCTATCCATTCTGCATTATATTTTGGATGCTCTCCGTAAACAAGCAGAAGCCGTTTGTGACCAATTTTTTCCAGAACTTCTACTTCCTTGTGAATTTCTTCGGGGCTTAGTGTTCTGCGTTCAAGGTCTGTATTTTTTGCGTTGAATCCGCAATAAGCACACTGGTTGACGCATTCGTTAGAAATATACAACGGGGCAAAAAGCACCAGACGGTTACCATAGATTCCTTTTTTGACTTCCATGGCAGTCTCAAAAATTTCATTATCCAGATCTTTATCTGTATTTTTAAGCAGCACTGCCGCTTCAAATGGCGTAAGACCTTTTCTTTCTTTTGCTTTGGCAAGAATATCCCGAACCTGAGCAGGGGCGGGGTTGGTTGCTTTTTCCATTTCAGACCAAATAAGTTCTTCATCAATAAAAGATTTCAAATCGTTTCCTGAATTATTACTATTTTTCATGACTCTGTCCTAATTTTAAACAAGTAGTGATTTAACTTTAACACCCTCAAGCATACCGAGCTTTCCCGTCAATGATCCAACTTCATCGGTGGTAGCTTCTATAATGATACCGATAACGTTTACATCTTTTTCACGGAAAGGAAGCCCCATACGGCCAACAATTATATTACCATGCTCACTGAGAGTCTGATTTACTTTCGGTGCAGCTTTAAATCTGTTTTTAACGGTTATTCCAATGATTCCTAGCCGTTTATCCATGCAGTTTCTCCGATCTACCAATGAGTCGCAGGTAGAGAAATATTTCAGATAGTAATCTGCAATGATTTATGAAGGCGGGTGTTCTGGGCGGTAAACCGGCTTGAAGCTGGCATAGTCCAGAAGACTCGACCCCGGGATCAGGAAAAACCCTTTCCGCAGGCAGACTCTTCGACTGAAAATTTATTGAATACAACTTAGTGCAGTGTTCATACAAACTATTACAAGCAAGCGCCGACCCTTGGAGCAGATTCTTCCTAGCCGCAGGCAAACGCTGTTTTTTATAAATTAGAAATTAAACTTATACCCTTTTGCTTTGAGGGCACTCAGTTTTGCACTGCGATCTATATAATGAGTATGAAGCAACTCATGCGATTTATGTCCACACGGACCATCATGCAGAAATCCATTTTTTTTGTTATAGATTTTTGCAATCATAGGGTTGTTCTGAGATTTTCTATATTTGTAGATTTTAGAGTTTGCATCTGCTGCGTAAACAGATTTCTGTCTTAAGCCTACAAAACTCATAACCGAGGCCATAGCTTCGGTCGCAATGTTCATGCTGAGCACTGCGTAACCGGTCATTACACCACAAGCTTTTAAAAAACTGCGTCTTTTCATTTTCATATCTCAGTTCTCCTTATGCCTTGATTTTGCGGACTCTGAACCGCTTATTAATCTGAGCAACAGTACTTCTGAACAATGAAGCCTGAATTTCAGGGTCAAGAGGCTGACCTCCTCCATTCACGCAGCCACCAGGGCAAGTCATGATTTCAATGAAGTGATAAGGAGATTTTCCAGCTCTTACTTCATCACACAACTTTGCAGCATTTTTCAGTCCGCTTGCTATTGCTACTTTAACAATCCCGAAATTAGGAACTTTGATATCAGCCGTATTGATACCCTCGTGAGTGCGTACAACTTTAATATCCGGGTTCTTCAGCTTTTCACCAGACAGTTCTTCATAGGCAAGTCTGAGCGCAGCTTCCATAACTCCGCCGCTATTTCCGAAAATAGTAGCAGCACCTGTTGATTCTCCTAAAACCGGATCAGGGTCTTCATCAGGCAGATTGTTGAAGTCGATACCGGCAGCTTTAATCATATATGCCAGTTCTCTGGTGTTGATTGTGGCATCAATATCACTGAAGCCGCTGTCATTTAATTCAGGACGAATGCCTTCGTATTTTTTGGCAATACAAGGCATAATTGATACAGTATAAATCTTTTTCGGACTGGTACCGGTTTCTTTAGCGCCGTATGTTTTACATAGAGGCCCAAGCATAGCAATTGGAGATTTGCAGCTTGAAAGATTGGGCATCAGGTCTGGATAATAAGTTTCAGCAAACTTTATCCATCCCGGGCAGCAGGAAGTGAACTGCGGCAGAGGACGAGCATCTTTCTGTCCCTGTTCCTTCACTCGGTGGATAAGCTCAGTGCCTTCTTCCATGATGGTAAGGTCGGCAGCAAATTCAGTATCCCAAATGTAGTTGAATCCGAGTTTTCTAAGAGCCGCGTGCATTTTTCCGCCGACATATGTGCCGGTAGAAGCTCCAAAACATTCCCCGAGACCATAGCGTACAGAAGGGGCGGGCATAGAAACAACAACCGTATCGGGATCTTTGAGCTTCTCAAAAAGCTCATCAACAAAAGAAACGCCTTCACTAATTGCCCCATAAGGACAATTGGTCAAGCACTGTCCGCAGTTCATGCAGGCAACGGGATCAACTATCTGATGAATTCCTTCGTCGTTGATAGACTGAATTGCACCTGTGGCACAGACTTCCTCACATGCACCGCAAGCCTGACATTTGTCGGCATCAACCATTACAAAAGTAATTCTGTCCGGGTCAGCTCCTTTCGGCGGAGCATAATTCCGATACATGACACCTTCAATAAGCCTCATACTTCCCTCCACATCCGAGTGAATTGCAGATAGATCAGCCGGAGCCACAGCCGGTCCTGATTTGGGCGTACATCCTGACATAGGATATCCTCCTTAGTTAAACTAATGTACAGTTTGTCTGAACTAGGGGATACATAGTGTAAAATAGTAACACAAATCAACAATTATTATAAAATAGTTGTATCCGAAAGTGTGGGTTAAAAAAGAACACGCTTTGTTTTGATAGGTGTAAGCTCAATTTTATTGGATTGTTTATAGGTGTATTATTAAATAAAAGCAGTATATTATGTTGATTTTGGTGAGCTTGTGAAAAAATGGAGATCTTGGAAAAAGTTGTAAGCATTGATTGCTGAATAGATATAATGCTATATAAATAGTTCTAAAATCCAATCGTTACAAGGAGAAGGGCATGATTAATATATGGAAGCAGGAATATTTACTAGATCTAGATACTATCGATGAGCAGCACAAAATGTTTTTTGAAATGACAGGGCGGATTGTTCAACTTGCGGAAACTGTGAGTGAGGCTCATTCAGTTGAAAAAATTATTCAGGCTATCGGTGCTTTGCGGACATACGCTTTTTTGCATTTTAAAACAGAAGAAGAATTACTGCTTAAGTATGCTTTTCCCTGGGTATTTACATCATATTTCTTTTCATAATTTATATTTAGAAAAGATGATTAACTTTGAAAAAGAGTTCAAGGTTTTGCTTAAAAAGAAAAAAGACGGTGAAGATACAAACGTAGCTATGGCCGAATATTTAACTCACATGGCAGATTATGTAGCCAACTGGTGGGCAGAACATATTGTGAAGCAAGATTCAATTTATGCTGAATTTATTCTGGAGCAACGTAAAAAAAAGAGGACGAGTGCTTAAACTTTATTTCGTCAGGTCCTCTTTCAGTCCCGCAAGCTCTTCCAGCATCATCGTCGGGATAAACTGAGTTATGTTATATTCTGCTATGCCGTTTATGTGAAAAGGATCTTCACTTATAATTGTATCAAGCTCTTCAAGTGTTACAGCTTTTGCTAAAATTATTCCGCCGGTGCGTGGAACCTTCCTGCCTGACATGACAAAAATTCCAGCTTTATATTGTTTTTCTAAAAACTCAACATGCTCATCAATGAACGTATCTACTTCATCCAAAGGTTTTATGTAATTAAGGCTCAAAATATACATTGTGTGTTGATCTCTTTCTTTATAAATGATATGTGAAATAATCTTTTAAAGTCTAGATTTATTCTAGCTATTGTCAAGATGTTATAAACATTATTTTTTTTGTGAGTTTTGTCAATTTTAGGTTTGCACTACGGTTCATATTCAGGAGAAGATAATGAATTTATCTCACGAAAGAGCAGGGAGTTATTTGATTATAGCGGTCAACGAGCCTCGCGTTGACTCTTCAAATTTTACACATCTCAAATCGTCACTTGGTGATATTATTGCGCAGGGCGAAAGAAATTTAATAATAAATCTTTCTCAAGTGAGATTTATGGATTCGAGTGGAATTGCTGGCCTTCTTCCCAGTGTTCACTCTCTTGCCGGTAATGGTAATATTTTTTTAGTAGGCCTTACTGCAAAGGTTCTACAGCTCTTTAATCTTAGCAAGCTGGACAGTATTTTTGACATATATCCCTCGGTTGAAGAGGCTTTGAAGAATTAGCTTTTTTATGAAGTTTATTAAAAAAGAAGCCCCGAACATAGAACTTGTTCAGGGCTTCTTTTTTTTAATCTAATATTCTTAATTTGTAGTATTTATTGTCACTACCAAGGAATCAGGTGGGCATTCATAAGTCCGCCGATCACTAAGTAAACTCCAAGTGTCACTCCTCCTAATCCAACCAGATAAGAAAGGGTTGTAAGTACGGTATTTGAATCTTTTATGATAAGATTATCCAACTGCCCACTGGCTTCAAGATTTTCAAGCCATTCAGATCGTTCTATTTGAACTGTTTCATAGTCGGCATCTCCGCCCCACATTGCCTGATCCATGGGGAAGCTGTGCTTACGCAGGACAACAACTCCAAAATGAATAAGGAATATGTAGCCCATGGCCAGAATTGCTTCCAGTCTGTGCATCCAAAGTGCAATGTTGAGTTCTGAACCGTCTATGTATCTGGCTGTTTCAACCGGATCGAACAGTAAAAGACCAGTTCGCCCAAGTAGAACCATTCCCCAGAATACGGCCCAATAATCGAATTTTTCCCAGTATGCCCATCTACCGAATCTCGGCAGCTTGCCGCCTATCATCCAGCGCAGATGCCCGAAGAACTCCTTGAAATCCCGCAGATGCGGAATAAGGGAATCCTGCCTTTCTACTTTTCCGGCAAGTACTAAGAATAGCGCATAGATTATGTGACAGATAAACAGCAGCAGCATTGCAACGCCGACTACCTTATGTATCGCCAGACAATTCACGTAGCCGCCGAATGGCGCTCCGAGAGCTTTGCCGAACAAAGTCGTGGAGTACATTCTGGACATGCCTGTTACTGCCTGAATCATGAATGTCACTATAAGAAGCAAATGGAAGGTTTTCTGAATCGGAGTGAATCGTCTAATCCTCATCATCCACCTCCTTTTTAGGCTTCTTGGTGAACAGGTCTCGTATCACCCATATCCCGGTGTGCGACAGGAAGAATCCTAGAGTGATCAGCACCAATAACAGCATTGCCCATGACGAGTAGTAAAACTTCGGAAAGTCCGAAAGAGTCGCCTTGGCAAAAGGGTTAGGTTCATGCACCAGATATCTGGCGAATGATGCACCGGCACCGATATGACACTTGGCACACACATAGGCATGTCTGCGGATCGGGTTCAGTTGCGAGTAATAATAATTTATTCCCGAAATCGGTTCCCCTCCATGACATTGCCGGCAAGTGATATCCGCTTTGGTTACATGGCGATTGTTTTTGCCTTCCACCACGTGACAATCGGCACAGCGCTTGTATCTGTAGTCTGGTATTCCGGCATGTGCATCAACCTTGAAACTGACGTTTCCCGGTCGATTTATATCCACATTTCCTTGGGAATATCCAATGACATCCTCAGGTATTTTGTTCCATTGAATAAATGGAGAACCTCGGCCCGGCCTGACTTCATATTCATCATTGTAATAGCCCGTGCTGGATTCTCTGTCTTGGTAACGGTATGAACCTGACGTGACTTCCTCCTGCGCCCATGAAGGCGCAGCGAGGAGAAGTCCCGTAAGGAGCAGGGCGTATAATATCAGTTTACGTTGCATGACCACCCCCTATTTGTAGGCGTTCATGGGCTCCACGACTTTGCCTTGAGGCTTAGGCACTGAAGACAGAATCTTGAAACGTTTTTGCAACTCGGCAAGATTTTCATCCTTGTGGCGATGGCAATTCTGACATGAGTTCGGAATTGCCGGATTTTCAAGAGTGCCGGATGGTAATAATGTCTTGAAAACATGGCTATGAATGTCTCTTGATTCAGCACTCTTGGCAATTCTCGGCATATGACAGCCGATGCAGTTTGCGAATGAATGAATCGAATGTGCCATGTTTTGGTTTGCCGGTTTATGACAGGTAAGACAGGATGAAGATCCCTGACCCTTGGTCTGGAAACGGGTCGAAGGCATTCCTAGTTGATGAACAAAATGACATGATGTGCAGGTTACGCCTTCTCTGCGATGTTCAGATTTCAGCCAGTCAATGTACTGTTGGTGATGTCCTTTAGAGAACTCATTAGGGTACATATGTTTTTTGTCACCTGCTGCGAATGAGGTTGAGGTATAATATGTTTCGAGGGCTTTGCCGGGGGTGTAGCCTACGGGCCAGCCAGCTCCCTTCGCCATAGTGGATGATCCTCTGTTATGACAGCTTCCGCAAATTTGTACGGCTACTCCGCGAGGCAGCTTTGCAGGGTTCACGATGGTGTCACGCTTTTCAAATACTGCGGTTTTTGGCAAAGCCACATGCCATGAACCGGCTCCATGACAGGATTCACAACCTACGCCCGGTTCTGTGAAGGTGCTTTTGGACATATCGTCCATATCCAGCTTTGTTCCGGTTGTGTGGCATCCACCGCATTTGAGCAACCATGGGCGTTTGTCCCAATCTGCTTCATGGTAGTTTACCCAGCGACCTGTTTCGGTATTAAACTGGATGGGGGAAATGTATAAAATGCCATCTTTCTTAACAATATAGCGTTGTTTCCACTCGTTGCCGAGGGTGTATAAAATATCGTTTTTTGTAGGGAAATAAATCTGATCTACAGGAGCTTTTAATTTACCCGCATCAGCGAGTTTCTGGAAATCGGCCTTAATGACTTTATCATTAATATCAACGATAAAGGCATCTACATTGCTCTTAGCATTTTGAGCCATGCGGCTGTGATTGGTTGCTTTCCATGAGTCATAATGCTCAAGATGACAGGTTTTACAGGTTTCTGATCCAACGAAGGTTTTGGGTTCTGATGTTATTTTGGCTACATCGACCACAGGCTCATTTGTTGTACATCCCCCAAAGGTCATTAATGTCACAACTACAATTAACAGTTTATAGAGTCTCTTCATTTGCCCTGCTCCTGTTACGGTTCATAATAATCACACCTTATAATCTCTATACATACCTTTTGTAGTTTGGGTTTTTTTTCTGATTTAAAATATGTGAGCGCGGGGTGGGGCAGGTTTTCATGAAAAGGTCTGTTAACTCAGGGAGATTTGACAGAGGTAGACAGCTTGTTGTTGTAAGCAGTATTATTTGATATTGTTCGGAGCGGTATGAATTCTGTTTTTAATCCACTTGACTCTCTTAATTGGATTGGTAAATAACAGGGCAGTACTCAATCTATTAATATGAAATAGTCTTTTAATGATATGGAGGATATATCTTATGCCGTCTCTTGATGTTGTCAGTGAAGTTGATTTGCAGGAAGTAGATAATGCCGTAAATAATGTGATTAAAGAAATTGATACTCGATATGATTTTCGCGGGGTTTCAACAGAACTTTCTTTTAATAAAAAAGATAAAGTGATCAATCTGTTAACCGGCGATGATATGAAAGTTAAAGCTGTCAGGGACATGCTGATCACTCATTTCACAAGACGTAAAGTCGATTCCAGAGTAATTGAGTACGGTGAAGTTGAGCCTACCTCGAAAGGGCAGCTCAAACAGGTTATTAAGCTCAAAGAGGGAATTGATAAAGATACTGCTAAAAAGATCGTAAAGATGATTAAAGCCAGTAAGATAAAAGTTCAGGCTGCCATTCAGGATGAACAGGTCCGGGTAACCGGAAAGAAGATAGATGATCTTCAGGCAGTTATGAGTCTTGTCAGAGAATGTGATCTGGATATGCCTTTTCAGTTTGTAAATATGAAAAGCTAGTTTTTTTAAGATAATAAATTAATAAAACCGCCTGAGAGATGCTTTTATGAGCATTTTTCAGGCGGTTTTTTATTTGTTCTTATTTTTTGTTTTGCTCTGCATTGTGCATTTCATAGCTGGTGACGGTTTCCATTATTTCCCGGCAGGTTTGTTCACCTTGCCGTCGGACTATTTCCGGAGATGCGTTGATGTTAATGAGTCTGTCCAGTTCAACTTTTTCAGGATAATCGTCTAAACATTCTTCGGCAACAGTTACTTTATCCGGTGTAAACTCAGTGGTATCCTGTGTTCTACAGCCTACTGATCTACTTAGGTGGTTAAGAGCAGCTATAACCAGTTCTCTTTCGCCGGCTTCATCAAGCAAAGTAAAAAGCAAGTGCAACCGATCAAACGGATTTCGTTGGTGATCTTCATTAATTGGAGTTGAGCAATAGCGGTTTATCTGGGTTTGTCCTCTGGAAAATATTTTTTGCAGACTGGTTGCCCCTAAAGATTCTTTTGCACATTGCATAATTTCCCATGTTTCAGTCGCTGTGTTTTGCTTTTTATTTTTCATTAATGGCAGCCTTTTGAAATATTTTCATAATGCGTGGGATAAATTGTAATTTGTTTACCCTCGCTTTTTTCCATATGATCGATCATTATTCAAAATATAAAATGTTTCGGAAAACTTTAATAACCATATAAAGTTGTAATTTTCAATCAGAACATTCATGTTTGAGTTGTTTAAGTGGTTCTAACAGCTATTAATTTCAGATATTTTTATGTATGGAGATGTGTTTCTGATTAAATTTGAAATATAAAAGGTAACTTATTATTTTTTTTTGTTATAATGAACATGTCTTTTTATATGATT
It encodes:
- a CDS encoding iron hydrogenase small subunit, with protein sequence MKMKRRSFLKACGVMTGYAVLSMNIATEAMASVMSFVGLRQKSVYAADANSKIYKYRKSQNNPMIAKIYNKKNGFLHDGPCGHKSHELLHTHYIDRSAKLSALKAKGYKFNF
- a CDS encoding formate dehydrogenase subunit gamma codes for the protein MRIRRFTPIQKTFHLLLIVTFMIQAVTGMSRMYSTTLFGKALGAPFGGYVNCLAIHKVVGVAMLLLFICHIIYALFLVLAGKVERQDSLIPHLRDFKEFFGHLRWMIGGKLPRFGRWAYWEKFDYWAVFWGMVLLGRTGLLLFDPVETARYIDGSELNIALWMHRLEAILAMGYIFLIHFGVVVLRKHSFPMDQAMWGGDADYETVQIERSEWLENLEASGQLDNLIIKDSNTVLTTLSYLVGLGGVTLGVYLVIGGLMNAHLIPW
- the hydG gene encoding [FeFe] hydrogenase H-cluster radical SAM maturase HydG, with protein sequence MKNSNNSGNDLKSFIDEELIWSEMEKATNPAPAQVRDILAKAKERKGLTPFEAAVLLKNTDKDLDNEIFETAMEVKKGIYGNRLVLFAPLYISNECVNQCAYCGFNAKNTDLERRTLSPEEIHKEVEVLEKIGHKRLLLVYGEHPKYNAEWIAQTVRDVYSVTSDKSGEIRRVNINCAPLDVKGFKALHDVGIGTYQCFQESYHQETYKKVHIAGKKTDYLWRLYAMHRAQEAGIDDVGMGALFGLFDPIFEVMGLLYHAKQLEKDCGVGPHTISFPRLEPAQGSDLAYNPPYLSSNHNFKKIVAVLRLAVPYTGLILTTRENAEFRKELLEVGVSQISAGSRTYPGAYSDPQYDRPDVQQFCVGDSRSLDEVIRSLISGDQNYVPSWCTACYRLGRTGEHFMELAKTGFIQKFCLPNGLLTFKEYLEDYASEETKKIGEELIRKELESYADPDRRNLLTDRVTRMEAGERDLYL
- a CDS encoding [FeFe] hydrogenase, group A; the protein is MRLIEGVMYRNYAPPKGADPDRITFVMVDADKCQACGACEEVCATGAIQSINDEGIHQIVDPVACMNCGQCLTNCPYGAISEGVSFVDELFEKLKDPDTVVVSMPAPSVRYGLGECFGASTGTYVGGKMHAALRKLGFNYIWDTEFAADLTIMEEGTELIHRVKEQGQKDARPLPQFTSCCPGWIKFAETYYPDLMPNLSSCKSPIAMLGPLCKTYGAKETGTSPKKIYTVSIMPCIAKKYEGIRPELNDSGFSDIDATINTRELAYMIKAAGIDFNNLPDEDPDPVLGESTGAATIFGNSGGVMEAALRLAYEELSGEKLKNPDIKVVRTHEGINTADIKVPNFGIVKVAIASGLKNAAKLCDEVRAGKSPYHFIEIMTCPGGCVNGGGQPLDPEIQASLFRSTVAQINKRFRVRKIKA
- a CDS encoding YajQ family cyclic di-GMP-binding protein, whose protein sequence is MPSLDVVSEVDLQEVDNAVNNVIKEIDTRYDFRGVSTELSFNKKDKVINLLTGDDMKVKAVRDMLITHFTRRKVDSRVIEYGEVEPTSKGQLKQVIKLKEGIDKDTAKKIVKMIKASKIKVQAAIQDEQVRVTGKKIDDLQAVMSLVRECDLDMPFQFVNMKS
- the hydE gene encoding [FeFe] hydrogenase H-cluster radical SAM maturase HydE; the protein is MYALSELKILNYLNGQNDDELFELADQVREKVFKNEVYLRAIVEFSNVCNKKCFYCGLRAPNSKINRYRLDLPTILEASETAALNGARTIVLQSGDDFSYSKEQIGELIKEIKNRHDVAVTLSIGDRDLDEYGYWFECGADRCLIKIETSNPELYKQIRDGEKFNERLNRIKSLHDMGYEIGSGIIVGLPDSDVESLLQDILFLTDLKLDMIAAGPFVPHPDTPFAEAVPGDLLLSYRVTALLRILNPESNIPATSALDSFDAKGREIGLSRGCNVIMPSVTPSAHRADYNIYPGKNSVAIDVSDSLSQAENTIRSLNLIPSSSKGFSKRNNNVQ
- a CDS encoding TM1266 family iron-only hydrogenase system putative regulator, giving the protein MDKRLGIIGITVKNRFKAAPKVNQTLSEHGNIIVGRMGLPFREKDVNVIGIIIEATTDEVGSLTGKLGMLEGVKVKSLLV
- a CDS encoding STAS domain-containing protein — encoded protein: MNLSHERAGSYLIIAVNEPRVDSSNFTHLKSSLGDIIAQGERNLIINLSQVRFMDSSGIAGLLPSVHSLAGNGNIFLVGLTAKVLQLFNLSKLDSIFDIYPSVEEALKN
- a CDS encoding YciI family protein, with amino-acid sequence MYILSLNYIKPLDEVDTFIDEHVEFLEKQYKAGIFVMSGRKVPRTGGIILAKAVTLEELDTIISEDPFHINGIAEYNITQFIPTMMLEELAGLKEDLTK
- a CDS encoding bacteriohemerythrin, with the protein product MINIWKQEYLLDLDTIDEQHKMFFEMTGRIVQLAETVSEAHSVEKIIQAIGALRTYAFLHFKTEEELLLKYAFPWVFTSYFFS
- a CDS encoding multiheme c-type cytochrome: MKRLYKLLIVVVTLMTFGGCTTNEPVVDVAKITSEPKTFVGSETCKTCHLEHYDSWKATNHSRMAQNAKSNVDAFIVDINDKVIKADFQKLADAGKLKAPVDQIYFPTKNDILYTLGNEWKQRYIVKKDGILYISPIQFNTETGRWVNYHEADWDKRPWLLKCGGCHTTGTKLDMDDMSKSTFTEPGVGCESCHGAGSWHVALPKTAVFEKRDTIVNPAKLPRGVAVQICGSCHNRGSSTMAKGAGWPVGYTPGKALETYYTSTSFAAGDKKHMYPNEFSKGHHQQYIDWLKSEHRREGVTCTSCHFVHQLGMPSTRFQTKGQGSSSCLTCHKPANQNMAHSIHSFANCIGCHMPRIAKSAESRDIHSHVFKTLLPSGTLENPAIPNSCQNCHRHKDENLAELQKRFKILSSVPKPQGKVVEPMNAYK